The genomic segment GGTCATAAGCAGGACACGTGAAGACTTTCAGTGTCCCCATCTCCCTGCAAAAGCCTGGTCTGATGCATTTATCCCCCTCCATCGATGAAGCCATGGGAGATGCTGCTCTCCCACCTCCACCATGACCTGGCCACCTATAGATTTAGGGctggaaattatttccttcatccttctccatccttcttcccgttcctcttcccttttccctatCCTTCCTTCCcgttccttccctctcctcttccaaGACGTCTTCATGGGCTGGTTTGGATGGAGGAACCCACCATGCTCCCACCAGCCTAAATAAAAAGCCTCATAAAAGCCGGCGGGATCTAATTGCTTAATTAACCCCCCAGGTGCCCCCGAGAGAGGCCAGGAATGCCGCACATTCCTGGCGGAGCCGGCTGGGATTAGGAGGCTCTTAAAGATCTTAAGGCGCATAATTACCATCTGATTCGGCTTTATAAAGTGTTTTGCCCAATTAAGGAGCCTGCCTGAAGGGTGGCCCCCAAGGAGGTGACAATGTttggctgcacagagcagcaggtgACCCGGAGGAGAGGCCAGGCAATGGGGTGGTCCTAGGGACTCGCCTCCCTGGGATGCTCGATGCTCTTTATTCCCTTCTTTATTCCCTTATGAAGAAGGAGGCTGGGGGCTCCTGCACCAAGAGGTCCCATTGATGGCCAACAACGAGGGTTGTCCACCCCGAAACCCTGGGCAGAGCCACAGCACCATCACCTCCTGGCCCAGCTTCCAGGGATCCTTGAAGGACACAGCCTTTGCCAACAGGAAGATGCTGAGCTTGGCAGGCATCTTCCCATTTCCCTCTGTCGCCTCGGGTCATCTGCAGGGCAGCCATCCCGGGCGACACGGGACTGCCAGCATCcctcatccctgcatcccttgccCCTGAATCCCTTGCCCCTGCATCCCTTGCCCCTGCATCcctcatccctgcatcccttgcccctgcatccctcatccctgcatcccttgccCCTGAATCCCTTGCCCCTGCATCcctcatccctgcatcccttgccCCTGAATCTCTTGCCCCTGCATCcctcatccctgcatcccttgcccctgcatcccttgcccctgcatccctcatccctgcatcccttgccCCTGAATCcctcatccctgcatccctcatccctgcatcccttgccCCTGAATCCCTTGCCCCTGCATCcctcatccctgcatcccttgccCCTGCATCCCTTGCCCCTGCATCCCTCATCTTCCCATCCCTCACCCCCACATCCCTcaccctgcaggagcagctacTCCCAGCGGTGCAGGCAGAGATTCAGAGATCCAGAGGAAGATCCTCTCCTCACAAACCCTGATCCCAAGCTCTTTTCCCACacggccgcggcggggccggccggACCTCGCGCTGACCCGGCTGCTCTCACTGTGTTCGCTCACTCGCACGCAatggggcagggctgggacaAACGCTTCCCCTCGGGAATGGGGTTTTCTCAGaaagcagggatggggctggctGGGCCATGGGGTCAGACGGGTCAGAGACTCCAGCTGAGATGGGCTTCCCAAGGGACAGGCCGGGAACAGattccccaggctgctgctcctcacgCCCTCCAGCTTTGCTTCCAATTCCACCACGGAGCAACAACCGCTCTGGGCAAGGCTCAGCCAAAAGCCACAGGATTTCATCAGGATCAGGGTCAGTAGGGCATGGAATGACAGTGTCCCTGCTGGGACCTTGGGCCCTTGCTGCAGCCCAATGCATCTGTAGGGACAACTGGCTCCAGGCAAGGCAGCACAGACCCACCTGGGAAGTGAGCATGCATAGCATGTGCCAGGACACACTGTCCTACTCCAGGAGCACGGTGTTCCCCCAACacatgtcatcagccaccccgCAGATACAGGATGACCTGGGATGTGGCATATGCCCCCCCCCCAGGAGGCAGGATGGCCTGGGACACAGGATGGCCTGGACACGGGATGGCCTGGGACATGGCACAGACCCACCCCACAACCAGTGtctcccccatcccacagcacagACCCACCCCATCAAGATGGGATGACCTGGAACATGGCATAGACCCACCCCAAGCCCCACCAGGACTTGCTCCTTCGcaccccttccctttcctccctggtttTTCATCACCTCAAACGTCATTCCCAAAATATGTGGAGTCCCCAACAGTCCCACAGTGGGCCCTGGGCCACATTTGCCCTCATAGACAGCATCCTTGGAGAGCAGCTGGCACCAGCCGTAGATGCAGAAGGCTCTGCCCTCAGGGATACCTTCTCCCTTAGGTGCCCCAGAGCATCATCCCACCCCGGGGAGCTGCCACCCACCCCAGGGCCCCCCTAAACTCACCCCGTCCACCATGGCTGGGCCTGTAGACGCTCCCGACGCTGACCCGGGCTTGGCTATCGGGGACGGCTTGTGGTATCTCGGGGTTCCTGGCAGGCAGGTAGGGCTCGGGCCGAGGAACCCCGTAAGGCTCCAGTGCCCGGAACGGCGGCTGCGGCTCGTAGGGTGGGTACTGCCCCCCGTACCCCGTCCCGGGGGGGGCCTGGAGGTTATCCGCCGATGCGATGCCGTGCCCGCCGGGTTGCTGGTTGCCGTACGAGTCCGGGCTGCCCTGCTCCGGCGAGCCGCCCGCATCGTGGTACAGGCTATGGGAATACCGGCGGTCCAGCCCATCGACCGGCTGCGGGGCGGCGGGCACGTAGGGGCGTTCGGCCGCCGGGTAGTACCCCTGGGCTCTATAGGGGCTCTGCTCCTCCCCGTAGTCCTCGTAGCGTTGCCGGGGTTGGAAGGGGTACACCACGCtggcgcccgccgccgccgaAGCCACGGCCGCCCCGCCGGTGCCGGTGCTGCGGTAATAGGTGTACGCCTCGTCGTACACCCGGGGGGCCTCGTAGGGCTCGTACTGGGGGGCGAAGGGGAACTGGGGGTACGCGGGCTGCCCGGCGGAGGCGAAGGcgaaggaggaggatgaggatgaggaggaaggcTGGCGGGAGCGGCCAGCAGGCCGGACCCGCTGCGAAGCGGTGCTGTCGCCCACCGGTCCCTCACGCCAGTTGTCGGGCACCTGCCCGAAGCCGAACGGGTGCCGCGTCTGCCCCCGAACCGTCTCGGAGCCCGGGCGCGGCGGTACGGCCGGTGCCTGCCTCCGGACGCTGCCCGCTCCGCCGGTCACCGCTCCCGCCAGCAGCAACCGGTTCCCCCCGGGTCTCTCCTGCCCCGCCGGTACGTACTCGGCGCCGCTGTTGAGCAGGCTGTAAACGCGGCCGTTGTTCTCCCACTGGATCAGCTGCCTCCACGGCTGCCCGCCGCccgcctgctgctgctgctgctgcccggcCGCCAGCAGGCACAGCCCGCAGCCCAGCGCTGCCCACAGCCCCCACGCTCCCCGCCGGGCCATCCCGGGAGCGCCTCTTCCCCCCGCAGCGCCGCCGCCAGCCCCGGCCCAGCGGCTCCGGGCCCGGCGCAGCGGCCGCGCTACCGGCGGGGGAGCGGCGGGGACCGGGGACGGGGAAGCGGCGCTGCCGGGTCCTAGGAACCGCCTCCGGCCCCGATCCTGCCCTCGGGAGCCGGGAGGAAGCGCTGCAGGGTGCCGGCCCCGAGGTACGAGGCTTCCGCTCCGGATCAAACCCCGGAATTTGGGGTTGTTTTACACGGTTTTTTCAAAGCCTGGAATGATACACGCCTTCAAACATTTGGGGGGAAAACGGCGGGTTTTGGTCCTAGGAACCGCCTCCGGCACGGATCCTGCCCTCCAGGGGCCGGGAGGAAGGGCGGCGAGGTGCTGGCTGCACGCAAAACGCATCCATTCGGGACAAACCCCCGACTTGTTCGGCTTTTCCACTTTGTTTCAGCCTGGCACGGCGCACGCCTTCAGCATTTGGGTCGAATTCGGCTCGTTTCGGTCTTACACAACGGGCTCGAAATAGGGGTCGGGCTTGTGGAAAGCGCTGATGGGGCAACGCGACGCAATCCTGGCCGCTTGCAAGGACCCCATTTCCCCCTAAAGGGACCCGATTCGCCCTGGTGACTGTCCCACGCAAAGGCCTGACACCAGGGTGAGGGCCTGGGTGAGCACCTTCACTCCTTCACAGAAGCTTTCAACAGGTTTCAAAGGggaaactgccaaaaaaaagGGAGTTTTCCCCCAGAACTTGTCTCTTTGTGACaatttgttgtttgggtttgttttcccttgATATTGTGTCCTAAATGAGGCCGGATCCTGCACAAAAGGGTTTTAACAAGGAATAAAACCAGAGACCGGTTGGCAGCTCAGGGCTGGGAATTCTAAACAGAAAGGGGGGATGTGAGGAGTGAATCCGGGGGTCTCCAAGCCTGCTGCCAGCTAGATCCAGCCCATGCAAACCATCAGCACACCGGCACCATCGCTcctcagcatcacagaatgAAGGGCCTGTGCAAACACAACAGAGGGGCTATGACACctcatccccccccccagcgaccccctgcatccccccccACACCTTCCTACAGCCCCACACACCAGAGGGACACATCCGCAGGGGAGTATTTCAGGGCAGAAATGAAGCTGGGACAAAGCATccctccatccttccctccaTCTTCCACCATGGCAGCCCTCAAAAGCTGGAGCGGACACCCCGGCCCAGCCACCCCGCTGCCACTGGAGCTGCCCGGCACTTCCCTGTTGCTTTAAATCCCGGCCGTAGGGACGTGTGTTTTCCACGTgtagatttttccttttccccttcccccccccctttctgcCGCTTCCATTCCCAGCCCCAGATCCGGGGATGGAGCCAGCGGCCAATGCGAACTTGGGCCCGGGGGATCCCAGCACCAGTCCTTACCAGAGGGCCCGATTCCCCCCGCAATTCCCTGCATCCCCCAATACTTCTTTGCTTTCCCTTGCTCCCGCCCGCGCTCCTCCCTTCTCCCCGCAGGGACTGGAAATACCAGAGTTGATGTAATAGCAGCACAGAGCGCTGGCCAGGAAGGAAAGCCTGGCCTAACCTCCTCCTCCCACATCCCCACCGCCCCACGGCCGCACATCCTCAGTGGGGACAGGGACACGGGGGGGGCTGGCAGCGGGTCGCTCCCCTCTG from the Lathamus discolor isolate bLatDis1 chromosome 8, bLatDis1.hap1, whole genome shotgun sequence genome contains:
- the LOXL1 gene encoding lysyl oxidase homolog 1; the encoded protein is MARRGAWGLWAALGCGLCLLAAGQQQQQQAGGGQPWRQLIQWENNGRVYSLLNSGAEYVPAGQERPGGNRLLLAGAVTGGAGSVRRQAPAVPPRPGSETVRGQTRHPFGFGQVPDNWREGPVGDSTASQRVRPAGRSRQPSSSSSSSSFAFASAGQPAYPQFPFAPQYEPYEAPRVYDEAYTYYRSTGTGGAAVASAAAGASVVYPFQPRQRYEDYGEEQSPYRAQGYYPAAERPYVPAAPQPVDGLDRRYSHSLYHDAGGSPEQGSPDSYGNQQPGGHGIASADNLQAPPGTGYGGQYPPYEPQPPFRALEPYGVPRPEPYLPARNPEIPQAVPDSQARVSVGSVYRPSHGGRGLPDLVPDPNYVQASTYVQRAHLYSLRCAAEEKCLASTAYTPETTDYDVRVLLRFPQRVKNQGTADFLPSRPRHSWEWHSCHQHYHSMDEFSHYDLLDATTGRKVAEGHKASFCLEDTTCDFGNLKRYACTAHTQGLSPGCYDTYNADIDCQWIDITDVQPGNYVLKVQVNPKYIVLESDFTNNVVRCNIHYTGRYVSTTNCKISQS